Proteins encoded by one window of Leishmania infantum JPCM5 genome chromosome 32:
- a CDS encoding putative RNA-binding protein, whose amino-acid sequence MAKGTVKRKATPSSLRKKKAQQRIRKQIRTKLQKKKPSWKTALAKVYTGGANTLKDRKKDSRKRARSGEDDCDDEENTFNFKRDGVDEDGEVQSDVDEEKEERLNQRDPLETQLFLKNLPLDTSEEELMTYFKTHFSAVKRVLLVRNRASKTLSGTGFVHCGSAELAGKIFDYAQQNARELSAVGREDMKAQTESLSHHQAKRLMHKMRTDSFVVRDPFLTMRDTRFTVLRVLSRSDTQEAVSAQQKKKKRTKVAADDPRNLYLLQEGLVVPGSAAAKGLHPRYLQMIEDDYAARKQQLTNSNYFVSKTRLSVRNLPRTMSENDMRRLFAEQARAYLKKHPEDTEKDKWGKYGPIRNVKLLKDTAGVSRGYGFIEFVNHNVALNTLRMLNNNPTVFGDQRRLMVSFAIESMSAVQKLQRMKELKRARLARGLCDGRASAVSSNAKKSR is encoded by the coding sequence ATGGCCAAGGGCACAGTGAAGCGCAAGGCGACACCGTCATCCCTGCGCAAAaagaaggcgcagcagcgcattcGCAAGCAGATACGCACCAAGCTGCAGAAGAAGAAGCCGAGCTGGAAGACGGCGCTTGCGAAGGTGTACACGGGCGGGGCCAACACACTGAAGGACAGGAAGAAGGATAGCCGCAAGCGCGCCCGCAGCGGTGAGGATGACTGCGATGACGAGGAGAACACTTTCAATTTCaagcgcgacggcgtggacgaggacggcgaggtGCAAAGCGATGTCgacgaagagaaggaggagcggctgaaTCAGCGCGACCCGCTCGAGACGCAGTTGTTTCTCAAGAACTTGCCACTCGATACGagtgaggaggagctgatgaCGTACTTCAAAACCCACTTCAGCGCCGTCAagcgtgtgctgctggtgcgcaacCGTGCGAGCAAGACGCTCTCCGGTACCGGCTTCGTGCACTGCGGctctgcggagctggcgggcAAGATATTTGACTACGCCCAGCAGAACGCGCGTGAGTTGTCGGCGGTAGGACGAGAGGACATGAAGGCGCAGACCGAGAGCCTTTCTCATCACCAAGCAAAGCGGCTCATGCATAAGATGCGCACCGACTCCTTCGTTGTACGTGACCCGTTTCTCACGATGCGCGACACCAGGTTcacggtgctgcgcgtgctgtcgAGATCGGACACTCAGGAGGCGGTGAGTGCACAgcagaagaagaagaagcgcactAAGGTGGCAGCAGACGATCCGCGTAACTTGTACCTCTTGCAGGAGGGTTTGGTGGTGCCGggctccgccgcagcgaagGGTCTGCACCCGCGCTACCTGCAGATGATCGAGGACGACTATGCCGCACGTAAGCAGCAGCTGACTAACAGCAACTACTTTGTTAGCAAGACCCGTCTTAGTGTGCGCAATCTGCCGCGCACAATGTCAGAGAATGACATGCGCCGCCTCTTTGCTGAGCAGGCGCGAGCATACCTGAAGAAGCATCCCGAGGACACAGAAAAAGATAAATGGGGCAAGTACGGCCCCATCCGCAATGTGAAGCTGCTAAAGGACACGGCTGGCGTCTCGCGCGGGTACGGCTTCATTGAGTTTGTGAACCACAACGTAGCTCTCAACACACTCCGCATGCTGAACAACAACCCGACGGTATTCGGCGATCAGCGGCGACTTATGGTCTCCTTCGCTATCGAGAGCATGAGCGCAGTGCAGAAGCTCCAGCGCATGaaggagctgaagcgcgcACGCTTGGCTCGCGGGTTGTGCGACGGCCGCGCGTCTGCCGTGTCGTCTAACGCAAAGAAAAGCAGATAG